Proteins co-encoded in one Melioribacteraceae bacterium genomic window:
- the mreC gene encoding rod shape-determining protein MreC, producing the protein MLNFLRRFTYQFKEYLILVLLVIISLTLLASNEKPEVKKIRTFAFGSFAILNSLLDSFGDLFTSDPSIDQLKIENAKLNLELNRLRKQGIENQNLRDMLSMKDSSRYQLIAADVVSKLVNKVQGSFIINKGSLSGVRIGMPVVNHQGLIGIISDVAGKFSVVKTLFNSSLNIAVTLQKINVDGVLNWNGKELIIKNIPTTYEIEVGDNVATSDFSTLFPPDIPVGIISEKESIALGLLHTLSVEPYADISAVSNLFIVNIIPSKQINQLEMNLMK; encoded by the coding sequence ATGCTAAATTTTTTAAGACGATTTACATATCAGTTCAAGGAATACCTGATATTAGTACTGCTTGTAATTATCAGTCTCACTCTTCTTGCCAGTAATGAAAAACCGGAAGTAAAAAAAATCAGAACCTTCGCATTCGGAAGTTTTGCTATTCTTAACAGTTTACTGGATTCATTCGGGGATTTGTTCACCAGCGATCCTTCAATTGATCAGCTGAAAATAGAAAACGCTAAACTTAATCTCGAACTTAATCGATTGAGGAAACAGGGGATTGAAAATCAAAACCTCCGGGATATGCTATCGATGAAGGATTCAAGCCGGTATCAGCTTATTGCTGCCGACGTCGTTTCAAAACTCGTCAACAAAGTTCAGGGCAGCTTTATTATCAATAAAGGAAGTCTGAGCGGAGTTCGTATCGGCATGCCTGTTGTCAATCATCAGGGATTGATTGGAATTATTTCTGATGTTGCCGGTAAGTTCTCTGTTGTAAAAACTCTTTTTAACAGTTCTCTAAATATAGCAGTTACTCTTCAGAAGATAAATGTTGACGGAGTACTTAACTGGAACGGTAAAGAATTAATTATAAAAAACATCCCGACTACATATGAAATAGAAGTAGGGGATAACGTAGCAACTTCGGATTTCAGCACATTATTTCCTCCGGATATTCCGGTTGGAATTATTTCGGAAAAAGAATCAATCGCTTTAGGTTTACTTCACACTCTTTCAGTTGAACCATATGCGGATATCTCTGCCGTAAGTAATTTGTTCATTGTTAATATCATCCCGAGTAAACAGATCAATCAATTAGAAATGAACTTGATGAAATAA
- the mreD gene encoding rod shape-determining protein MreD codes for MFFNYVKPLIFFIPLAAIQLVLVPLISVINIAPDLIVILVVYFALLNGQVYGTLLGFITGFIFDLISGGLLGASMFALTVSGFVAGYFYNENKIDINTVTFLFIIILFLCGTVNSFLYSSVANDNPDMGILRLFFEAGILPGLYTAILGLPIVIFSSKKGIE; via the coding sequence ATGTTTTTTAATTATGTAAAACCGTTAATATTTTTTATACCTCTTGCTGCAATTCAGCTTGTTTTGGTACCACTTATTAGTGTTATTAATATTGCGCCGGATCTCATTGTTATTCTGGTTGTTTATTTTGCACTGTTGAACGGTCAGGTTTACGGAACTTTATTGGGTTTTATTACCGGATTTATCTTCGACCTTATCTCCGGGGGTTTACTCGGTGCTTCAATGTTTGCTCTTACGGTTTCCGGATTTGTGGCTGGTTACTTTTATAACGAAAATAAAATTGATATAAATACAGTGACATTTCTTTTTATTATTATCCTGTTTTTATGCGGTACTGTCAATTCATTCCTTTACTCAAGTGTGGCAAATGACAATCCTGATATGGGAATTCTGAGATTATTTTTTGAAGCGGGGATCCTGCCCGGTTTGTACACTGCGATCCTGGGTTTACCGATTGTAATTTTCAGCTCTAAGAAGGGGATCGAATGA
- the mrdA gene encoding penicillin-binding protein 2, which produces MNDTNFGSVIRRRIFLTVIIGFIAVIFFQLFSMQILNQPAYSTKADENSVKPIYQTAPRGLFFDRNNQVLVGNKPSFTLRITPADYDSKLTPYIEAILGVPEGYIDKILKQNEQFSRFIPRRVAKDVDFKVIAWYEENSAKLPGLDYVIETQRDYSFGVMGSHLFGYSKEISSVQLQRRKEDYSMGDEIGFSGIEKTYEDILKGNKGIKYVLVDSHQKTIGKYKDGEEDRTAVKGYDLVLTIDKDAQMVAEAAFKDKRGALVAIEPSTGEILAFVSAPEFNLQDFASVTSNEVWTKLNTDPDKPMFNRATMSIYSPGSTYKMLAALTALEEGIIDTTFRVHCGGGMQYGDRYFKCLHVHGTVNVTTAIEKSCNTFFYQLILKIGLDKWSEYSSRFGFGKKSGIDIPEESPGILPTRKYYDRAFGLNRWPKGILISLGIGQGELSVTPLQLAQYASLFANYGKSARPHFLKGYIETQTGKYTGVEPRVFDLKISSKSFDVVRYAMFKVVNGAGTAGNIRLPNIHIAGKTGTAQNPHGEDHAVFLGFAPYENPKIAIAVIVENVGFGSVHAAPIARDVIKAYLEKGSATQIIQSDYLSELKGTEIR; this is translated from the coding sequence ATGAACGATACCAATTTCGGTTCAGTTATTAGAAGAAGAATATTCCTGACTGTAATAATCGGTTTTATTGCGGTGATCTTTTTCCAGCTTTTCAGCATGCAGATTCTTAATCAGCCGGCTTACTCAACTAAAGCGGATGAAAACAGCGTTAAACCGATTTATCAGACTGCTCCTCGCGGTCTCTTTTTCGACCGGAATAACCAGGTCCTTGTTGGTAACAAACCCTCTTTTACTCTGCGTATTACCCCGGCCGATTATGACAGTAAACTCACTCCTTATATTGAAGCAATTCTCGGAGTTCCTGAAGGATATATCGATAAGATTCTTAAACAGAATGAACAATTCTCACGTTTTATTCCGCGACGGGTTGCAAAGGATGTCGACTTCAAGGTAATTGCTTGGTACGAGGAGAATTCAGCAAAACTGCCCGGTCTCGATTACGTTATAGAAACTCAGCGCGACTATTCTTTTGGAGTTATGGGGTCACATCTTTTCGGTTATAGTAAGGAAATTTCCTCTGTCCAACTTCAAAGAAGAAAAGAAGATTACTCGATGGGCGATGAAATCGGTTTCAGCGGGATTGAAAAAACTTATGAGGATATTCTAAAAGGTAATAAAGGAATTAAATATGTGCTGGTTGACTCTCACCAGAAAACAATTGGAAAGTATAAGGATGGTGAAGAAGACCGGACGGCGGTAAAAGGATACGACCTGGTTCTGACTATCGATAAAGATGCACAGATGGTTGCTGAAGCGGCCTTTAAGGATAAGAGAGGCGCACTGGTAGCTATTGAACCGTCAACTGGAGAAATACTGGCCTTTGTTAGTGCCCCTGAATTCAATCTGCAGGATTTTGCATCTGTTACTTCAAATGAAGTATGGACAAAATTGAATACTGATCCGGATAAACCGATGTTCAACCGCGCAACTATGTCAATCTATTCTCCCGGATCAACTTATAAAATGTTGGCCGCACTCACGGCGCTTGAAGAAGGTATAATCGATACAACTTTTCGGGTCCATTGCGGCGGGGGAATGCAATATGGCGACCGTTACTTTAAGTGTCTACACGTTCACGGAACTGTTAATGTAACAACAGCTATCGAAAAATCGTGTAATACTTTTTTTTATCAGCTGATTCTTAAAATCGGTCTCGATAAATGGTCGGAATATTCTAGCAGATTCGGATTCGGTAAAAAATCCGGTATCGATATTCCTGAAGAAAGTCCAGGTATCCTTCCTACTAGAAAATATTACGACAGGGCATTCGGTCTAAACAGATGGCCTAAAGGAATCCTTATCTCTCTCGGCATCGGGCAGGGGGAGTTGAGTGTTACTCCATTACAGCTTGCTCAATATGCCTCCCTTTTTGCAAATTACGGGAAGTCGGCAAGACCCCATTTTCTTAAAGGATATATAGAAACCCAGACAGGTAAATATACAGGTGTAGAACCCAGAGTGTTCGACTTAAAAATTAGTTCTAAATCGTTTGATGTTGTTAGATATGCGATGTTCAAGGTTGTTAATGGAGCCGGTACTGCAGGCAATATAAGGTTGCCCAATATTCATATAGCCGGTAAGACAGGTACTGCACAGAATCCTCACGGAGAAGATCACGCAGTCTTTTTAGGCTTCGCTCCGTATGAAAATCCTAAAATTGCAATTGCAGTTATTGTGGAGAATGTCGGCTTCGGTAGTGTTCACGCTGCCCCCATCGCAAGAGATGTTATTAAAGCTTATCTGGAAAAAGGAAGTGCGACACAGATAATTCAAAGTGACTATTTGAGCGAGTTAAAAGGAACGGAGATACGTTAA